GGTCACCATcaagcatatattataaaattatacatatataattatacataatatcttaagtctcaagtctccctctatacaaaatcaatatatttttatttttttaattttttattattgccGTATCTTTACAATACCCGTAACttagattttttagttttacGTTTCCCGTTCTCGTATCGTTTCCGTGCCCCTTTGGCGTATCCGTTGCGGTGCTACATAGGATTATATTTTCAAACCTACTTCAGATAACAAATCTCAGTTTAACTACAAATCACTACTGTTTATTCATTGAACCCATGACTTAAGGAAAAATTTGAAGTGCATTTACCTGCCATGATGACTTCGTTGGTTTATCGATGTTAGTTAGCAAAGTATGTAAGAACCAACATTTGTCAAAGttaaaaattcttttatggCTCCTACCATGTCAAAGTCACAagattaattttttaacttaTTCTTCGGACAAAATAGTTTTACCAACACTATCTTGATTACAAAGTATCACTGAGTACTATTGCAATGGTCTATACAGACTCGCAAAAATCACGCATCATAAATAGAACCAACATTATACCTAAACCCAGGAATACAACTGAAAATACACAAATCAGCAAGATCCGTGTCTTGGGATTTTAATATGCATACAATCACTTGAACTTTTGCCCTTGTTAAGCGCCTTTGTTTACTAGAAAGCATAGGCTTTAGCCCTCGTTGTACCAACTTCATTTGTTCATACTCTTTTTACACTGTCACCATGGACGACCACAAATCCTTCACTTGCAAGAGTACCAAGTGCATTCCGTAGCTGGCAATCAAAAACAATTTAATAATAACACTACAAGCaccatcattttttttaatatccatTGCAATGTTAATTCTAACATACATATAAACCACCTTTATATAAGATGGCTAAAAAGCTTGTTATTTGTTGCagaaaaggataaaaaacttAGCAACTCACATCATTAAGGAGTAGTTCAGCATTATTGCTTCGCTGCTTCAACTCTTCCAGCAACTGCAAAATAATTGAAGTTTTCATAAGTCTCGATGTAGCAGTTATAGCTATGAATGCGATAAGTTAAACAGATGAGATAAACCGCACCTCTAGCAACCGAGTAGATGGACCTCCTAATTGCATCTTTTCCATAATAACATTCCTAGTCAAAGCAACCAAATTGTCTCTTCTCATTCTTTCACTAGCAGAGACACCAGTTGTTATGAGGTCCATGTCAATGGTTCCTGTTCAGATAACACTTCTATCAgaagaggtatatatatatacaaactagtTCTTTTTTCTGAACAAAATAAAGCACATGAAAACTAATGGTGGTATCTATCTTATTTTATTAACACAATGTTTACCGGTGGCGTGATCTGTTGCAGACTGCTGTAGTGCAACCTCAAGAAGCCGGAAAGCCTCTACAACATCTTTTTTCTCAACCCATTCTGAGAATCGAATCCGAGCATGAGCCTCACTGAGCCGTATCAGACTTTCAATTTGTCTTGGGGTAGCAGTGATCACCTATTAATTGGatgaaaataaattacaacCTGTACACctgaaaataataatagttcTTCAAAGAATGTCTAAATAAATTATAGAAAATGCTAACCTTTTTACTACTTCCTGGAAAATTTCCTCTTCTTCTCATTTCAACATACCCACGTGTCAACTCTTCTGCAGCTTCATCAGATAACTTTGGGTGTATGTTTTTTCTAGCATAGCTCAAATAAGCAGTCAAAGTTGGAAGGTCAATGACATTCTGCTCTGAATTCTGCAAGCAGAAGCCAATATTAGCACTTATTAACAAATCAGCTACAGACAATTAAAAGTAACCTGATATGTGTTCAAAAgcataacaacatgaattaatttatcACAAATGTTCATATTATCTTTGTCATGACATAGTATATAAAATCATACTTAGCACATCACTTaattgtaaaaaacaaaaaaaaaaaaatcattaaagtCCAGTCAACCCATTTCGATCAGCACTTCAAAAACTATTCGTTATGAGTAAAACATGTTTAACCCACCCAGTTTGCCACCTTTTACTAAACCACTGATAGATATTTCACCATAAAAGCAAATAATTAGCAAACCTCAGGATTCTCAAAATGTAATGCAACAATATGCTTGGCAAGGCGCCTATCAGTCTGCTCATCAGCTTTGTCAAGAATTAAATAGATCAAATCAAACCTGAAGAGCATCAGATCGACCAGACATCAGTGCTGAAGAATTTGTAAACTTACTGCAGGATTATCTGTAGCAAGAGATGTCTTTATGTGAAATAAAAGTAGAAGTGAAACTTTGTTCTAACCTGGAGAGCAACGTAGGAGGGAGATGTATATTGTCAATGACTGACAAGCGAGGATTATAACGAGAACCACTTGGATTTGCACAGGCCAAAACTGAAGTCCTTGCATTGAGAGATGCAATAATCCCTGCTTTTGCAATTGACACAGTTTGTTGTTCCATCACCTAAGATAAACAGGTGCCAATATACACAAACATTACAATTACCCGGAttgaaaagaaataaacttattaataatatcaaaatATGTATTGCACCTCATGTAACATGCTCCTTGCATTCTcagacattttatcaaattcaTCAATACAGCATATGCCTCTGTCACTAAGAACCAAGGCCCCACTCTCCAAAACCTGATAATCAGTAGTATGGAGTAAGTCACAAACCATCACACAACTGTCACATAACCCATGCATCTTGGGATCTCTAAACATACCGTTTCACCAGTTTCAGGATCTTTGGCCACATAAGCGGTCAATCCAACAGCTGAGCTTCCTCTTCCACTCGTATAGATACCACGAGGTGCTAGTTTGTGTATATACTGGAGAAGCTGGGATTTACTGGTACCGGGATCACCAACTAGAAGAATGTTAATGTCTCCCCTGAAGCTAGCCCCAGATTCCAGAGTCAAAGCACTCCCACCAAACAACTACATTAAGACacaaaatttaagtttataatGTCAATGTTCAGAACtcaaaaaagatatatttaatGTACATTGATAGAATAGATGACTGAATATACCTGGCAAAGAAGTCCTTTCTTAACATCATCCAATTCCCATATGTTTGGAGCTAGGGAcctagtaagcatgtcataaaTATCAGGCTTTTTAGATAGCTCTTTCAGTTTCTCCACCTGtaatcaaacataaatatagatacatgagtaatatgaaaataataattcaaCGAGTAGCAACAATTTGAAATCATTGCCTGCTCTTCGTAGTCCACTGGAGTTCCTTGATCATCTTGAGTAGAGGCCTGTTCAGTTTCCATCGGATCTTCTGTATTCATTCTTGACTTGTCTGTCTTCTTTATATGAAGACAATCGATGTAAGTCTGAAAACAAAAATGAGTTGCTAAATTGTATTGTCCATATTATGTTCAAGTGGAAAATTGGAACATGGCAGAACATCTACCTTGAATAAAGATTTCACAGTCCTTTGAGTTTGACCAATCCTCACACTCATAGCCCTATATATCCCAGTGATCTTTTCAACAACAAGAAACACACATTTAGAAAAATCAAGCACACATTAAAAAAGTCCagcaattttatttaaataaagtcAAGTACACATGTTAAAGTTTACCTCAACTCTATCTCCGGGCTTTCCAGCATCGACCAACTTGTCATGCATCAGCAAGCTAACTGTATGAGGTGTACCTCCTTCAGGTATCTCATCGGGTGTCTCCTGTACTCTCACAACTTGCTTATCAGCAAATCTGTAGTAAAATTAATGCATTAAATAAATGAgtcattagaaaaaaaaaagagagaaaaaaaaagctgTTTACGACATAAATCAGAAACACAATGGTATATGTACATTGTagcaaaaaaactaaaactctAACAAAGACCTTAAAGAAGTTGACATTATTAAGTTCAATAGATATACCTGCATCTATTGTGAACTAATGTCATTGAGTTCTTGGTTTTACACTCTTCCTTCATGCACATAGTTGGCTCATTGATTCGTCCTGATAACACCAGATCATGCATTCATAACAAATCagtgacaaaaaataaaataaacaagatACCATCTCCATACAATCAAATAAGCTGGctcatttatcaaaaaaaaaacatccacATTATCAAATATATGATGTAAAACCAGAAAGTTACCTCGGTCTACAACAATAAGATCAGAGTAATGCCCACACACTAAACATCGAAACACTGCTTCCCTAATTTCCGGTATAATCGAACTGCATCTAATAATCATCCCTTTCAATGACACCATCTTCTCAATATCTGATAATGCACAACATTTTACATTCATAAACTATATAAGCACcttcacattaaaaaaaaacacatctatatatgtatatgtatatataataattgatttGACGAGAGAAAACTAACCGGATGGGTTCAAATTTCTCATGGAAGTCGAGGTTTTGAGATTAAAGATCCTTGCTTGAATATGCTTCTCAAACAACGGATTGATTCGACTAACCATATCCATCAACACGATATCGAATATTGCAAGGACTTCTAAAGGGTACCTCACCATCTTGGTATACAAATCG
The sequence above is drawn from the Erigeron canadensis isolate Cc75 chromosome 4, C_canadensis_v1, whole genome shotgun sequence genome and encodes:
- the LOC122597802 gene encoding DNA replication licensing factor MCM4; its protein translation is MAGSGPNTPRSPDNLTPSRRSTRRNPNTPGDVPSSPNDTMISSPIDNTFSSPNTRRSKRGRGPSETPPPSSTPRSRFATPDDNSRPSTARPPPGGLPRRGGGGPPDTPDTPNNPSSPPVPSSDGGGNDEPDAPPMYVWGTSISVQDVNAAILRFLRNFREHPSHDEGKYMRTINHVIEMEGESLEVDANDIFEYDNDLYTKMVRYPLEVLAIFDIVLMDMVSRINPLFEKHIQARIFNLKTSTSMRNLNPSDIEKMVSLKGMIIRCSSIIPEIREAVFRCLVCGHYSDLIVVDRGRINEPTMCMKEECKTKNSMTLVHNRCRFADKQVVRVQETPDEIPEGGTPHTVSLLMHDKLVDAGKPGDRVEITGIYRAMSVRIGQTQRTVKSLFKTYIDCLHIKKTDKSRMNTEDPMETEQASTQDDQGTPVDYEEQVEKLKELSKKPDIYDMLTRSLAPNIWELDDVKKGLLCQLFGGSALTLESGASFRGDINILLVGDPGTSKSQLLQYIHKLAPRGIYTSGRGSSAVGLTAYVAKDPETGETVLESGALVLSDRGICCIDEFDKMSENARSMLHEVMEQQTVSIAKAGIIASLNARTSVLACANPSGSRYNPRLSVIDNIHLPPTLLSRFDLIYLILDKADEQTDRRLAKHIVALHFENPENSEQNVIDLPTLTAYLSYARKNIHPKLSDEAAEELTRGYVEMRRRGNFPGSSKKVITATPRQIESLIRLSEAHARIRFSEWVEKKDVVEAFRLLEVALQQSATDHATGTIDMDLITTGVSASERMRRDNLVALTRNVIMEKMQLGGPSTRLLELLEELKQRSNNAELLLNDLRNALGTLASEGFVVVHGDSVKRV